DNA sequence from the Xyrauchen texanus isolate HMW12.3.18 chromosome 32, RBS_HiC_50CHRs, whole genome shotgun sequence genome:
CCTGTTTAGAAGTATGAGCGCACATGGACACTTTTCTAAAGGGGACACGCACTCCACGCGTGACGGCAGTGATAACAGCACTGACAGCTCGTGGATCAGCGTGTTCTCTCTGGTCTCCAGGCCTGCGTGGTCTCTCCTGCAGAGATATTTTCCAGGAAGAGCACAGACAGCTTTTGATATGAAGTCAAATCTAGATATTGGAAACTCACTGATGGGGGGTCTCGGTGAGACCCCTCTGAAAGGTACATACCTCCACTGCCAGCATGAAAACGCGGCGTGTGCGTCCTCCGAAATCCCGGGGACTCTGGCCTGGTTAACTCAAGACTCATTGAGTGAACTAGGGATTCAGAACAATGCACAGAAGGATTTCAACATGCAAAGGCAGGCATCTGTCGGATACCTCGGAACGGCGAGAAATTTGCTAAGCCACGTGTTATTAAACGCGCCATCCACGCAAGAAAAAATGCGCACGGCAAGCGAGCGTGGGAGAACGGAAACCTGGTGGTTGGGTGGATTTTGGGGCCCCGAGGATAGCCCTCAAAACTGGCTGCTAAATGTACCACAAATCAAACAAGAGACTGATACGAGCTGGCAGCATCGTGGAGAGCATCACAGTATTGGCTATTGTCAGAGTCGTGCACAGGCTATCGTTGCCAAGACAACAGAACTGTGTGTACATGGCAATGATGGGGGATCAATGCACAACGAAAGCGCTAGACCCTTGTTCTCCAAAAAGTTGGCCCACAATAAAAGCCTACACATGCCCAAACCAGACTCCCTCCCATACTCCTACCAGTTGCCACTAGATGAAGCTCATCAGAATGTTTTTAAACCCTTAGTTTGCAGTAGAGCCTACAGTGAAGTGGCAGTTCTAACCCCGGACCAAGACAATGGCTACTCCAGCTTGGAGGAAGAACACTCACTTAAGCTTTTTAATATGAAACTGCTTTCTGAGGAGCATGTGTTGTCAGAAACAAGCTGTCATGTTGCTTCTGAGGAGATTTCATCTCACAGTAACACAATTGGGAGTGAGTCTGTGGAACGGGCTGACAGTGAGCCTGCCACCTACGGAGAGGAAATTAAGCGAAATGAGGAAGATGCTGAGTTTTTTGACCCTGAGAAGACTGTAGAGACATCAGCTCCAGCTGTCCTTGAAGACTTACCCATTTTGCCCACACCTCACTGTCAAAACAAGATTATCGCTTACATCATGGGCAGCCCTTGCAGTGAAGAATCTGAATCGGAGGATGAGGGTGATTGggacagtgatgatgatgatgatggatttGATAGTGAAGGCTCATCCCACTTCACCGAGTCCGAGGACCTGGATGGCAGCAATGATGAAACTGAGGAGGATTCGGAAGAAGATGAGGAAGACAATGAGACGGAGAGACTGTGGAATTCTCTGTGCCAAAACGGGGATCCTTACAACCCTCGAAACTTCACAGCTCCGATAAGGACAGCCTCCAAGCCTAGCCCTTCAACGGACTCCTCAGTCTCAGAGTCTCCTCCAGCACATATGTCCTCCCACCTTTCACCCCCTCATTCGCCCACCTCACTTTCAGATAATGAGTCCAGCGAAGAGGGCTGTGAAATGGACGAGGATGATAATCAGAGACTATGGAACTCCTTTAGTTGCTCAGCTGATCCCTACAGTCTTCTCAACTTCCAGGCCCCCATACGGACTCAAAAGCCCCCCAAAGGGTGCCGTAAGATGACATTACCAGGAATCCCATGCTACAAGAGGGAGGAGGCTGAGGAGAGGTTGGACAGTGGATTCTCAGAGATTTCCCTTGCGCCATGCTCAAGCAGTGCCACAGGTGTTCATATGAAAAAGGTTTGTATAATACAAGTTTTCATTGACCTCAAGTAATCCATTACATTCACACTAACTCCATTCAAGTTCCTGTTTGAAAGTGCCTTtgtttgatgtttgtgtgtgtgagagagagagaggaacagttcacccatgATTTATCAGGAGAAAATCCCCCCCATATGTGCATCATGTCAGAAACCACTGTCTGTCAAACATTTTAATTGGATTATAATTGTTCTATATATTTCTTAagtcaatacaaattaaatttgagagatttcagtaaaaatgtatcttaaacaTCCAGTTTTCCCCCCTACAAGTTTAAATAGCTTTAGATGCTGGCATGGCattaagaaacaaacaaaaacaccccaataaaatgacaaatatctcatcatttaatcagccTTACACCAtctcaaacctgtttgacttcttctgcggaacataaattaagatattttgatggaaacGCAAAATGAATGTATCCTTACAGTGCAAGTCAATAGGGTCCAACAttaccaagctccaaaaaggacctaAAGGTAATCCATGAAACTCTaatggtttaatctatgtcttctaaagcgatacttTGAGAATGGTTGAGAATGGATGTATGCGTCAAGCGCAAACAAGCTtcaattcatgattaaaaattacattttggtctgttctcacccagatccgatcatatagcttcagaagacattatttaGACCATATTTCAGATGGATTACCTTCATGCTGCTTTTTTGTCCTTGGACCTTGGAGGtgtttgaccccattgacttgcatttttatggctatatatttacatcatatctcatttaaaatatctttgtgtcgtttgagatggcataagggtgactaagtgatgagagaaaatctgggtaaactattcctataAGTATTCAAGGCTAGTGGCTTAAGAACACCTCTCTATTATGTCTGGAATGGAAGAATTAATTAGATGGAGATAATACTCCTTCCTTGAGTCATAAAGTTCATATTACGCTCAATGTTATGCTGCAGTTACAAAAGAATGTGTCTGACCATAGCCTGTACTTCTACTTTGTGAGTGAAAGTATCGTTATTATAGTTTTTTGATAAAATCGATATCtgccaaaaaatttaataatggtGTATCCCTAGTTGCAgcacattattttctttaatttctttgtctttttgcCTAATCCCCCTGCCAGTGATGTGATGCCATGGTTCCATTTTGCTGTCTCTAGGGAGATGGGAGTTAGTGCTCTGCCCATTGCTCATTATCACTTGATAGTGTGATTCATTTCATGAGTCTGGTATCTCACTAGTCATTAGCGTTGGTCTGGGGATGATGGCACTCCCAACCACTCAGATGGAGGGCATTGTAAACAAGGAGCTATCACTTACTCAACTTGCACATACAGTATTCAACAATTGGTATGTTACATAGCAACAGTAAGAGAGTGAGTCTGGAAAGGGAGATTAGAAAAAGTTCCCGCCGATCACTTTTACCCAAATTTTTTTCTTAGAGCATTGGAACTTTAATGTAGCTGTGAATCCACTGTAAAGCCAAGcagacacacattcacatttTGATACCCaattttttataatacattttttctcacgttttcttttaatttaacaTTGCTTTACCTGTGGTTTAACAGACACTCATCTAGTGTTGGCACATTGATTGCCTTCAAGAGAGAATATTGGAGCACCTGGGATGCTGAATTTTGATTGCAAAATATACACCATTATATATAGTGTAACAAGTGCAGTAAACATATTGCTGAACACTTGTCTGATAAACTCTTTTCTTTGATTGTATTATAAATCTTTTTTCCTTTTTACAGGTGAAGTTTGTGGAAGATGTAGAGGAGTTCTATGCCAGCAGCGATGAGGACCGCCATGGCCCTTGGGAGGAAATTGCCCGGGACCGCTGTCGTTTTCAGCGGCGTGTTCAGGAAGTTGAAGAGACTATTAGCTACTGCCTTTCTCCAACTTTTCGCCTGGTCATTTTTCAAAGACTCTTCAGTACTAGTTAATTAAATGCCTTGTTTTTGTTtcacaattaatttaatcaattattaaaaaattatatatatatatatatattagttaaatTCAGGGCATCAGGATGCCCTTAATTGTTGTAAGGGCTCACAAGTCACAAATCCAATGAACTCCAAGGTTTCTGCCCGGGAGGGACACCTCACCTGAGTTTTTGCTGAAGGTCCACATAATGTTTTGTGCGTGGAGTTGTAGTGTGGATTTTGGAAATATGcatattttgtttgatttatctTTTACACGTCACTCTGTACTCTCTTCACCGTATTACAGTAGTTAAGCTTTAAGGAGatagagaaaaaaggaaaaagataTGTCATGTCCATTTTATTGCAGGATTCCCActtagtgcaaaaaaaaaaaaaaaaaaactgctaaaaGGTTTGAATAGCTGTTTGTTTACTTTGGTGGTTTCCACATGCCTGTTGGGAAATTGATTTAAGAAAATTAGTCATGCACTAACATGACTCAAAAAGCACCTCTACTCAACCCTACTGAATTGATGTTCTTCTTGTTCTTAAAACTCTTATTAGTGCAAAATGATTTGGGGGTTGGGGATTGACCTATGTGAAGTGTTGTCTTTGCATTCCCTAATGTTTTCATCTAGCAGGCCTTCTTTCAAACTTATGTTGTAACCTCACCAAAGATAACATACTTCCCCTCTGGAATGGATCACTAAGCCAGGCCTTAGTGTTTAAAGCTACAGGAGTCATACAGGTTAAATGATCCTCCAGAGTAATGGCACTCATTACTCACATTACCTAGTATTTTTGCTGGAGCTGAGCAATGCCTAAATCTGTATCTGTTCCTGTATTAGAGTGAAGATATATGGGCATGGGCCTTCAGTGCAATGTATTTGCATGATCCTAAATGAAAAAAGTCTCTGTGCTTTGACTGTGGCAGCTGTGACTACCAGTAAAATCTTGACTATAAAGGTGAAATGCAGGGACAAAATGCATGTTTTTGATCTGAACTATAATATGCTTGATGTTAAAGCATAAAGGACATTTGTTAATCAGTATAATTAATAAaggcattttatttttgtaatacattttaggAAGCAGCTGTTATGGGATTTGTGACAAAAGGGACTAGTCtaattaatattcaataaaaagttAATACTTGAAAATTGTCTGATGTGTATTCTTGATATATTCATATTGTAATATTACACATGACTGTATCATCTTGGTATAGTTATGGcccaaaatattggcacccttagtaaatatgagcaaacaaggctgtgaaaaatatgtctttattgtttatcctttagatctttcattcaaaattgtCCCTCAAttacaaacaaaaaagttttattaaaaaacaaataataatgttatttattatttgtgtggcataattattggcacccttttattcaatactttgtgcaacctacCTTTGCCAAGATAGCAGTTCTGAGTCtctgcctaatgaggttggagagcacatggcaagggatctgagaccattacTCCATACAGAatatctccagatccttcaaattctgaGGTCCATGCTGGTGGACACTCTTCAGTTCatcccacaggttttctatggggtttaGGTCAGGGGACTGGAATAACCATGgtagaaccttgattttgtggtcagtgaaccattttttgtgttgattttcatgtgtgttttggatcattgtccttcTGGAAGGTCCAACcagggcacattttaagctttctggtaGGCAGACAGGTTTTGATTTTTAAGTCCTTGATGCCATGAATCTAAACAATATATCCAgaacctctggcataaaaacagccccacaacgttaaaagatccaccaccatatttaaccgtgggcatggATGGGGATgtccaaacccatctctggtggccgctgccaaaaagctctattttagATTTGCTGACCATAGAATCctgtcccatttgaagttccagtagtgtctggcaaactgaagatgcttgagtttgtttttgGATGAGAATAGAGGCTTTTTTTcccttgaaaccctcccaaacaacttgttgtgATGTAGGTTATGTCTGATTGtaattttggagactttctgaccacCAGATTCAACTATTTTTTGCAATTTTCCAGTTGTGATCattggagaatttttggccatttgaaccatcctcctcaccatgCCTGGAGACAATTTAGACACACGTCCTTTCCCAGGCCAATTCGTAACATCTCCGGTtaattggaacttcttaattattgccctgatggtggaaatgctATTAAAAATtaagctattttcttatagccacttttgcttttgccgcacatcattactttattctttggtctttcccattgtggtggatgactaagggaatttggcttgtgtATTACCTCATATTTATGCCCCTGTGAATCAGGAAGTCATGgctttcatgttcctagtcacctaggtgtattaaaaaaaaataaataaataaataaatatgaacgggaatatactacagatatattttataacaaattctaggggtgccaataattgtggcaaacgTGTTTGggagataaatatttatttaattatgagatCCGAGTTTACtttaattaaaggttagatttttgtgaatattttgaatgaaacatCAAAAGGATAATACAATAAAGGCATATTtgtcacagccttctttgctcatatttaccatagactgtaaaaaaagatggacgacgccccttcgctcttttccattggtgagaactgaagccgccagtgtcccgatatggcgctgacatcttgggacttgagtctgcgcagttgcgatttcgggaccagacctgcgcagtagtgagcaggaagtaaagccgcgaaatcaaggccccgccctcactctcgctgaatcaatcgcaagcacgcGCCCCTGCactttttacttttgacttatgatggtgtgaaataattaattatagaaatttagatattaaatttaaagatgcaatctcctcagtcctccgaagatcctgaaaaaaagtctgttggtgcttcagtgactactttgctcagagaacctgtcaatcacagctgtcaatcatgatgtcacggcaccgtttttatagcatcaaataactaactaaaaacaaacttattttgaaaacaaacacttgaaattattcaacgtgatagaaactacagtaaatgacagaaactatctttggaaaaaagatatgtgaagtgtaatttaattgtttagttggtctcacgtcctgttgaataacatggggaggcggggtttatgacctatactaggaccagtcaccggggggcgatcgagagttttggcttcacttttgagggcttgtgtggcacAGGGTGACAAAATTTATGGcaagaactatatatatatatatatatatatatatatatctttatatacTAGAAAGAGGTCCTATcacttgtaaacaaatgtttgTAATATCAGTATCCAGTAGAGGGCGTTGTTGAAGTCTGTTTTAGCTGCTCAAATACACAGTTAAGCATAAACAAAGTCGTAGCACACGTTCACATCAGTAGAATAAtagggattttttttatattgataaatTCTTGTTTCGTGAGTGAGATTACAGTATACCGACGAGCGAAACATTTTTACTGATAATATTTCCTGAGTGACTCTTTTAGGTTTGTTTCAATGAATCGGTCAAACAAGTTAGCAAAACGACCTGAATCGTCTCGCGATTAAGTCTGAATTATTTTGACAGTTAATACACGCACTGAATCGTTTTAGGGCGGTCTATCGCACAGTAAAGAAATAATGCGAAACTTTAGAAacattgatatactgtatatgtattataGATCAGTGTTTACAACGAACAGCGCACTGACTGAAGTGGATATTTGCTTAGAATCCATTTAAACAAAACCTGCAAATATATTCTATCGCTATACAGCGATGAAGAATGTCTTAATTAAGTTCAACACTTGCAGTACATGCAGCTTGGCAAGGACGTCTCCGCTGTCTGCAGGTAAACACATTCTCCAACCACAAGAATAGTCAATCAAAACACCAACACTACTCTAAAGCAGCACTTTAAGTACTAAAAACATgcaccttggagtaccatgtaaatgcaACACGGTTAtcatgaatatggtaattatgCAGTAAGTTATGCCAAAGTACCATACTTTTTGTTAACATCTGCAATGCCAAAGCAGTCTACCTTTCTGAAAGGTCATATTTAGAAACTTAAACTagtgttgtgtaatatgaatacctctttaaagaaatagttaatccaaaatcatcaaaattctctcatcatgtactcaccctcatgtcatctcagatatgtatgactttctttctttctggtgaaatgaaacacaaattaagatttttagtagaatatttaagctctgtaggtacatacagtggtgaccaaaactttgaaggttctaaaagcacataaaggcagcataaaagtaattattcgactccagtggtttaatcaatgtcttctgaagagatccaaatggttttgggtgagaacagaccaaaatgtaataaatgttttactgtgcattttgctattgcagtctctaggcacgctCATGATATCAAGCTCGATTTCACTTCCTAAAGCTTGAGGCACGCACTAGGATGTgtaattgagtttgaaatcaGGATCGCTATGCAGACTGTAGATGTCAAGTTTTattgtgaaaaatgtgttacattttggtctgttctcaccccaaaccgATTGggtcccttcagaagacatggattaaacctctggagttttatggattacttttatgctacctctatgtgctttttggagcttaaagttTTTGGtaaccatccacttgcattgtgtgaacctacagagctgacatattctacacatctttgtttgtgttctggagaagaaagtcatacacatctgggatggcatgagggtgagtaaatgatgagataatttcatttttgtataactatttctaaatatttaaagAGCAGACGTGTTGGACAGGGACAGGACAGCTTTCTCataatgatttaaataataaatcaatatcaGGTTGAAAAGAATTAACGTGTATATTCGCTATTTCAGACACTAGAGGGCGCAGTATTTGACACTAGAGAGCGCAGTATAGAATTTGTCACTAGAGGGCGTAGTATACCATTTGTTGTTTCAAAAAGATTTGACAAAGGAACTTGTAGTATTTTATGTAGACTTGACTGAGTAAAATTAAATTAGTAAGTATTTTCGCTATATTTGAGTACAtggtacattttaaatttaaactatCAGTCTATATATTGTGCCCCAAATTCATGCAGAAATAAGACAAAAATTTGTCCCAGAGTCTTTCTGTACTCAATGCTGTCACATTTTGTGGCCTGAACGAATCTGACCTGAAACAAGTAAAACAGAATGTAATTGCTGTTATCTTTTGTATTCATAGATGAATGTCAACACTCTGAACACAACTGACAAGGGCCTCTCTGCTTTGTTATGTGTCTTCTGCAGTCGTGAGTGTGTGGAATGTGAGGTATTAGAGTAGATTGAATCCAGCTGTGTAGATTCAGCAGCTGAAATATGAGCATGATCACCTGCCACCGACTCCTTTCTTACTGTGCTGGGAAtgcgcttctctctctctccatcttcttCATGCTATACTtcatataaaacaattttaaacaatatttttttataatttttgtataattGTTATGCATTCAGTTCTCACAACCTAATATTAATTGTCATGCTACATGTTTTTTACggaacatgatcacacgggaagttggcatgttgATTCATAGAGTTCCGGTGCtgtaggattggccacattatgccgacatGCCGACAAGCGGCATATATGGCAGACATTTTTTTTGCATAGtttccagtgtgtttaccttctttTGTGTCAGGACCGGAAGCACGGATCAGACCTGGGTTCTGATCCTGGGTTGAATCCAGTAAGTAATTGCATCCGCATTATCATTGCACGTAGACGAGTGCAATTTTGGAGGTTTTTTCTACATTACATttttctccactgatggttaaATTTAGGTTTGATGTTTGGACTGGTGGGTACAGTTTACATAATATGCcttcctctttactgtattacagcatGTACAgttgaaaacaactcgcttcacaacttgcttttggcgcctcTCCATGGACAGTTCTCCTGGAAAATGAAGATCACGCAGTGCCcatttggccactggggacagtgtttCACATTTGGCAGTGTTTGCACAGAattattttagctaaagaaaaatcaacctacgttttccgatttcactgtgagatctgcAAGACTATTTACTGCAAGTGAATGGCAAAAAGCTAAAAGGTGATTACAAATTGTGAAAATGGTGACCAGTCACAGCACCTAATATATGCACTATGCAATATATACTTCCCACACCTCTTTAAACTCTGACTTTATCTCTAATCTATTTAGGCTAAtctatttgttgcattttttgg
Encoded proteins:
- the LOC127626370 gene encoding protein phosphatase 1 regulatory subunit 15B, which encodes MSAHGHFSKGDTHSTRDGSDNSTDSSWISVFSLVSRPAWSLLQRYFPGRAQTAFDMKSNLDIGNSLMGGLGETPLKGTYLHCQHENAACASSEIPGTLAWLTQDSLSELGIQNNAQKDFNMQRQASVGYLGTARNLLSHVLLNAPSTQEKMRTASERGRTETWWLGGFWGPEDSPQNWLLNVPQIKQETDTSWQHRGEHHSIGYCQSRAQAIVAKTTELCVHGNDGGSMHNESARPLFSKKLAHNKSLHMPKPDSLPYSYQLPLDEAHQNVFKPLVCSRAYSEVAVLTPDQDNGYSSLEEEHSLKLFNMKLLSEEHVLSETSCHVASEEISSHSNTIGSESVERADSEPATYGEEIKRNEEDAEFFDPEKTVETSAPAVLEDLPILPTPHCQNKIIAYIMGSPCSEESESEDEGDWDSDDDDDGFDSEGSSHFTESEDLDGSNDETEEDSEEDEEDNETERLWNSLCQNGDPYNPRNFTAPIRTASKPSPSTDSSVSESPPAHMSSHLSPPHSPTSLSDNESSEEGCEMDEDDNQRLWNSFSCSADPYSLLNFQAPIRTQKPPKGCRKMTLPGIPCYKREEAEERLDSGFSEISLAPCSSSATGVHMKKVKFVEDVEEFYASSDEDRHGPWEEIARDRCRFQRRVQEVEETISYCLSPTFRLVIFQRLFSTS